In the genome of Gadus morhua chromosome 14, gadMor3.0, whole genome shotgun sequence, one region contains:
- the tmed3 gene encoding transmembrane emp24 domain-containing protein 3: MHYFGVCCFILNVILVWSTEVTFELPDNDKQCFYEDIENGVKFDIDFQVIAGGNYDVDCFVTDPLHNILYHERKKQYDSFSHTTAMGGAYQVCFSNEFSTFSHKIVYLDIRTGEERPLLPVMNSATALTQLESTCLSIHEILKVVSESQTRYRLREAHDRIRAEDIHERVNYWSVGETALLFAVSLGQVLMLRSFFSDKKGSIGT, translated from the exons ATGCATTACTTTGGGGTTTGTTGTTTCATCCTTAATGTGATCCTTGTTTGGAGCACAGAGGTTACTTTTGAGTTGCCTGACAATGATAAACAATGTTTTTACGAGGATATAGAGAACGGTGTTAAGTTTGACATAGACTTCCAA GTGATTGCAGGTGGGAACTATGACGTGGACTGCTTTGTGACAGATCCACTGCACAACATCTTGTATCATGAGCGAAAGAAGCAGTATGACAGCTTCTCTCACACCACTGCCATGGGGGGCGCCTACCAAGTCTGCTTCAGCAACGAGTTCTCCACATTCTCCCATAAAATAGTGTACCTGGACATCAGAACCGGTGAGGAGAGACCTCTCCTCCCGGTGATGAACAGTGCAACAGCATTGACTCAG CTGGAGTCCACTTGCCTCTCCATCCACGAGATCCTGAAGGTGGTGTCGGAGTCTCAGACGCGCTACCGCCTGCGGGAGGCGCACGACCGCATCCGGGCGGAGGACATCCATGAGCGCGTCAACTACTGGTCGGTGGGCGAAACGGCGCTGCTGTTCGCCGTCAGCCTGGGCCAGGTGCTCATGCTGCGAAGCTTCTTCAGCGACAAGAAGGGAAGCATTGGCACCTAG